One region of Ignavibacteriota bacterium genomic DNA includes:
- a CDS encoding PorV/PorQ family protein — translation MRTMLTSLTAVVVVLAVACATALAGGGNRVGTAGAEQLLIPVGARGVALGSSYTAGITGVNAIYYNPAGLSASTARAEATFSQMSHIGGIDVSYVGIGANFSGFGHLGFTIKSMSFGDIKLTDERNPDGSNATYSPTFVTIGLTYSRALTDRIRAGVTANIVSETIDRVSAAGVAFDVGVQYTGLAGVRGLQLGVTLRHLGGNMAYDGPGLYRSAKESSAKRDAQLLKIDAAGFGMPTSLELGVAYTQALAEMHSLTVSGAFENNNFQSDQYRIGLEYGFNNLFFVRGSFNVPGDAAEDEFADPAYLYGGALGAGVNYSAGDISLGLDYAYRISRVFDGSHVFTVNVGF, via the coding sequence ATGCGTACAATGCTCACATCACTCACCGCGGTTGTTGTTGTGCTCGCGGTTGCGTGCGCGACGGCACTGGCTGGTGGCGGCAATCGCGTGGGCACCGCGGGAGCGGAACAGCTCCTGATTCCGGTGGGCGCCCGCGGAGTCGCGCTGGGCAGTTCGTATACCGCCGGCATAACCGGCGTCAATGCGATCTACTACAATCCCGCGGGTCTTTCCGCTTCGACAGCCCGTGCGGAAGCCACTTTCTCGCAGATGTCGCACATCGGCGGCATCGACGTCTCGTACGTCGGTATCGGGGCCAATTTCTCGGGCTTCGGTCACCTCGGATTCACAATCAAATCGATGTCGTTCGGCGATATCAAACTCACCGACGAACGCAATCCTGACGGCTCGAACGCGACGTACTCGCCGACCTTTGTCACCATTGGTCTGACGTACTCGCGTGCGCTCACGGATCGCATCCGCGCCGGTGTGACGGCAAACATCGTGTCGGAGACCATCGACCGCGTTTCCGCGGCGGGTGTTGCCTTCGACGTCGGCGTGCAGTACACCGGTCTGGCCGGCGTGCGCGGTCTGCAGCTCGGCGTGACGCTTCGTCACCTCGGCGGCAACATGGCGTATGATGGTCCGGGCCTCTATCGTTCGGCGAAGGAATCGTCGGCAAAGCGCGACGCGCAGCTTCTGAAAATCGACGCCGCGGGTTTCGGCATGCCGACCTCGTTGGAACTCGGAGTGGCCTACACGCAGGCGCTTGCAGAGATGCACTCGCTCACCGTGTCAGGCGCCTTCGAGAACAACAACTTCCAGAGCGACCAGTACAGGATCGGTCTCGAGTACGGATTCAACAACCTGTTCTTCGTCCGCGGCTCCTTCAATGTGCCGGGTGACGCAGCGGAAGATGAATTCGCGGATCCCGCTTACCTGTATGGTGGCGCGCTTGGTGCAGGCGTGAATTATTCCGCCGGCGACATTTCGCTCGGTCTGGACTACGCCTATCGTATCAGCCGCGTGTTCGACGGCAGCCACGTGTTCACCGTGAACGTCGGATTCTGA
- the rsmD gene encoding 16S rRNA (guanine(966)-N(2))-methyltransferase RsmD: MRVIAGDYGGRTLHPPRGRDFRPTTDRVKETMFNILSNRVSWEDARVCDLFAGSGSLGIEALSRGAGSAVFVEKDRDSLAVLKANIAALHLEDRCTVVPVPVERWLTSNTTVFDVVFADPPYNYSAYDALLLPVAEGRCLVEDGVLCIEHARGTQFDDAVSGVRLDSRIIGDTALTFVSRSDSSPEETR, from the coding sequence ATGAGAGTCATCGCCGGAGATTATGGCGGACGCACTCTCCATCCGCCTCGTGGACGCGACTTTCGTCCCACCACCGATCGTGTGAAAGAGACTATGTTCAACATCCTATCCAATCGCGTTTCGTGGGAGGATGCACGCGTCTGCGATCTGTTCGCTGGTTCGGGAAGTCTCGGCATCGAGGCGTTGAGCCGTGGCGCTGGATCGGCGGTATTTGTGGAAAAGGACAGGGATTCGCTCGCTGTTTTAAAAGCGAATATCGCCGCACTTCATCTTGAGGACCGCTGCACGGTGGTGCCGGTGCCGGTGGAGCGATGGCTCACAAGCAACACCACCGTGTTCGATGTTGTGTTCGCCGATCCGCCCTATAATTACAGCGCGTATGACGCCCTGCTCCTGCCTGTTGCTGAAGGCCGCTGCCTGGTGGAAGACGGCGTCCTTTGCATCGAGCATGCACGCGGGACGCAGTTTGACGATGCCGTGTCCGGAGTCCGGCTCGACAGTCGTATCATCGGCGATACCGCGCTTACGTTTGTTTCTCGTTCAGACAGCAGCCCGGAGGAAACACGATGA
- the dnaJ gene encoding molecular chaperone DnaJ produces MKRDYYEVLGVGRSASIDEIKKAYRKLAMQYHPDRNPDNAEAEEKFKEAAEAYEVLGNDETRRRYDQFGHEGLRGGGPQGFNDINDIFSRFGDIFGGAFGGGIFEEMFGGGARSGRRRGQTGTPGSDLKMQIQLTLEEIADGVEKTIKVKKQKTCDTCTGSGAKPGSSKSTCTSCNGSGVLRQISRSIFGQIVSEVACTNCGGDGQIIRDLCPDCSGEGRVQGDQTLKIRVPAGVHEGNYITLQGQGNAGRRGGQAGDILVYIREEEHEYFVREEDDVIYELLISFPDAVLGTEVEIPTLKGKSRLKIPAGTSAGQILRMREKGIAHLQARGRGDLLVRIHIHVPTNLSGKAKDKIRELNSVSGVQPSEARSKKGLFGSVFDAFS; encoded by the coding sequence ATGAAACGAGATTATTACGAGGTGCTCGGCGTAGGCCGCTCTGCATCGATAGACGAGATTAAAAAGGCATACCGAAAACTGGCCATGCAATATCATCCGGACCGCAATCCGGATAATGCTGAAGCCGAGGAGAAGTTCAAAGAGGCCGCGGAGGCGTACGAGGTTCTGGGCAACGATGAAACCAGACGGCGCTACGATCAATTCGGGCATGAGGGCTTGCGAGGCGGCGGCCCGCAGGGATTCAACGACATCAATGACATCTTCAGCCGCTTCGGCGACATTTTCGGCGGTGCATTCGGCGGCGGAATTTTTGAGGAGATGTTTGGTGGTGGAGCGCGATCCGGACGGCGCCGCGGACAGACCGGCACGCCCGGCTCGGATCTTAAAATGCAGATTCAACTCACTCTCGAGGAAATCGCCGACGGCGTCGAGAAGACCATCAAGGTCAAGAAACAGAAGACCTGCGATACCTGTACGGGCAGCGGCGCGAAACCGGGAAGCTCGAAGAGCACATGCACATCGTGCAACGGCAGCGGCGTGCTGCGACAGATTTCACGCTCCATCTTCGGGCAGATAGTATCAGAAGTTGCCTGTACAAATTGTGGTGGCGACGGGCAGATCATCCGAGATCTCTGCCCCGACTGTTCAGGTGAAGGACGCGTGCAGGGTGATCAGACGCTGAAAATACGCGTGCCCGCGGGCGTGCACGAGGGGAATTACATCACACTGCAAGGCCAAGGAAATGCGGGGCGCCGCGGCGGTCAGGCGGGCGACATTCTCGTGTATATCCGCGAGGAGGAACACGAGTATTTCGTACGTGAAGAGGACGACGTGATCTACGAACTGCTGATTAGTTTTCCCGACGCAGTCCTGGGAACAGAGGTCGAGATCCCGACATTAAAAGGAAAATCGCGATTGAAAATTCCGGCCGGGACCAGCGCGGGACAGATTCTCCGCATGCGTGAGAAAGGCATCGCTCACCTGCAGGCGCGCGGTCGCGGTGATCTGCTCGTGCGGATTCACATTCATGTCCCGACGAATCTTTCCGGCAAGGCAAAGGATAAGATTCGGGAACTGAATTCCGTTTCAGGCGTACAACCTTCTGAGGCGCGCTCAAAGAAGGGTCTCTTCGGGTCCGTGTTCGACGCGTTCTCGTAA
- a CDS encoding glycosyltransferase family 9 protein, with product MTRVLVIQTAFAGDLILALPLVQEAARLLPGARIDLLCIPATAALVEGHPDVHQVIVYNKRGRESMTALARRLRATGYSLVLCPHRSVRSALLAFATGAPRRVAFDRSAGSWLFTDAVPYRKDAHEVQRNLDLLACIDARVDRNAQPLLAPSPRDVEDAARFVSDTVGDTPYVCLAPGSVWATKRWTIRGFAETAIALSIEHAVILIGGPDDAAVCVAVEAAAGPGVCVNAAGVLRFQSTAALIARARLLVSNDSAPVHIAVAVGTPVVDIYGPTAPRFGFAPYGVSHEIVERTDLSCRPCAIHGGNRCPIGTFECMELLGSDRVVAAARRLLAAGTSP from the coding sequence GTGACTCGTGTCCTTGTAATACAGACCGCATTTGCGGGTGATCTGATCCTCGCGCTCCCGCTTGTTCAGGAGGCCGCGCGGCTCCTCCCCGGCGCACGAATCGATCTCCTGTGCATCCCGGCGACAGCAGCACTCGTTGAAGGACACCCGGATGTGCACCAGGTGATCGTCTATAACAAACGCGGACGCGAAAGCATGACGGCGCTTGCCCGACGGCTACGCGCAACCGGCTATTCGCTGGTATTGTGCCCGCATCGATCGGTGCGCAGTGCGCTGCTCGCGTTTGCCACGGGTGCCCCGCGGCGTGTGGCGTTCGACCGCTCGGCCGGCAGTTGGCTGTTTACCGATGCCGTGCCCTACCGGAAGGATGCGCATGAGGTGCAGCGAAACCTTGATTTGCTCGCATGTATAGATGCTCGCGTCGACAGGAACGCGCAGCCGCTGCTCGCTCCCTCGCCCAGAGACGTGGAAGACGCTGCGCGTTTTGTGAGCGACACCGTAGGTGATACGCCCTACGTGTGTCTTGCACCCGGATCCGTGTGGGCGACAAAAAGATGGACCATCCGCGGCTTCGCGGAAACGGCAATAGCGCTCTCAATAGAGCACGCTGTTATACTGATAGGTGGACCCGATGACGCTGCCGTCTGTGTTGCTGTCGAGGCGGCCGCGGGACCCGGCGTCTGCGTCAATGCAGCCGGGGTGCTGCGCTTCCAGTCCACCGCCGCTCTCATTGCGCGTGCGCGTCTTCTTGTCAGCAATGACAGCGCTCCCGTACACATTGCCGTTGCGGTCGGCACCCCCGTCGTCGACATTTACGGACCCACCGCACCACGATTCGGTTTCGCGCCGTACGGAGTATCACACGAAATTGTCGAGCGGACCGATCTTTCCTGCAGGCCTTGTGCAATACACGGTGGGAACCGCTGCCCCATAGGCACGTTTGAATGTATGGAATTGCTGGGATCCGACCGTGTCGTCGCTGCAGCGAGACGGTTGCTCGCCGCGGGCACGTCACCCTGA
- the grpE gene encoding nucleotide exchange factor GrpE has protein sequence MDTTQSSDHAPDENEDRLDAQQADDTTAQLAEAQTSIDALKDQLLRRAAEFENYKRRTREEQQALVKYGNEGLVLELLAVLDDFERSMRAGKEHPDFDSFYAGVELVQTKLLKTLEARGLKRMQAAGLPFDVDYHDALLQVPSTEVEPGTILDEIEPGYMLHERVIRHAKVTVASAPAE, from the coding sequence ATGGACACCACACAATCATCCGATCATGCTCCGGACGAAAACGAGGACCGCCTCGACGCACAGCAGGCCGACGACACGACGGCACAGCTCGCCGAGGCACAAACCTCCATCGATGCGCTGAAGGATCAATTGCTCCGCCGCGCGGCGGAATTCGAAAACTACAAACGCCGGACGCGCGAAGAGCAGCAGGCACTTGTCAAATACGGGAACGAGGGCCTTGTGCTCGAACTGCTCGCCGTGCTCGACGACTTCGAACGATCGATGAGGGCCGGCAAGGAGCATCCCGACTTCGACTCCTTCTACGCGGGAGTGGAACTCGTCCAAACGAAACTCCTCAAGACACTGGAGGCACGGGGGTTGAAGCGCATGCAGGCAGCAGGTCTGCCCTTCGATGTGGATTACCACGACGCGCTTCTGCAAGTACCTTCGACCGAAGTCGAGCCGGGCACCATCCTCGATGAAATAGAGCCGGGATACATGTTGCACGAACGCGTGATTCGACACGCAAAAGTTACCGTCGCCTCGGCGCCGGCAGAATAA
- a CDS encoding zinc ribbon domain-containing protein, whose amino-acid sequence MPTYEYRCDSCGHLFEKFQTMKDDPLKDCPSCGAPALQRLIGAGAGLLFKGTGFYLTDYRKSATQPASASSSSTSEKKETHSSSSNSASSAPSSSTPPAASEKS is encoded by the coding sequence ATGCCAACGTACGAATACAGATGCGACTCCTGCGGACACCTCTTCGAGAAGTTCCAGACCATGAAGGATGATCCTCTGAAGGATTGTCCATCATGCGGAGCACCCGCATTGCAACGTCTCATCGGCGCGGGTGCGGGACTCCTTTTCAAGGGGACGGGATTTTACCTCACCGATTATCGTAAATCGGCGACGCAGCCCGCGTCCGCATCTTCATCGTCGACATCGGAAAAAAAGGAAACCCATTCATCTTCCTCGAACTCCGCATCCAGCGCTCCGTCATCATCAACACCACCCGCGGCATCGGAGAAATCGTAA
- a CDS encoding helix-hairpin-helix domain-containing protein, whose protein sequence is MMQKFFATSRRFGFTRNEAVVVLFLSITAMCGGLVRLFTPAAEKHSLADAYKRHDSVFAARSAALVPRESDGAVTTHPSSRGTAHASETPAEASINLNTASAENLATLPGVGPSIARRIIEYRDSQGIFQAVEDLMNVKGIGPKKFERIKPYLSTALTPK, encoded by the coding sequence ATGATGCAGAAATTTTTCGCGACAAGCCGACGCTTTGGTTTCACTCGGAACGAAGCGGTTGTTGTTTTATTCCTATCGATTACGGCCATGTGTGGCGGTCTCGTGCGGCTTTTCACACCGGCGGCGGAGAAACACTCACTAGCCGATGCCTACAAACGGCACGATTCGGTATTTGCTGCGCGAAGCGCCGCGCTCGTGCCTCGAGAGAGTGATGGCGCAGTGACCACGCATCCCTCCTCGAGAGGAACGGCACACGCTTCGGAGACACCCGCTGAGGCCTCCATCAATCTGAACACGGCCAGCGCGGAGAACCTTGCCACGCTCCCGGGTGTCGGGCCTTCAATTGCGCGGCGTATCATCGAATACCGCGATTCGCAGGGAATCTTCCAGGCGGTTGAAGACCTGATGAATGTAAAAGGTATCGGCCCCAAAAAATTTGAACGCATAAAACCGTATCTTTCCACGGCTCTGACTCCAAAATAA
- a CDS encoding GWxTD domain-containing protein, with the protein MFVRTSLVITLLCCSALSCVAQTRFQVWADAGAFRYDEEKSYVELWYAFPRSALAYRNEQGAYRASVMMTAIVSREQAGSEPLSRIWRVPVQTGDTSASDARLLIGKIQFTLAPGRYAVTVYGRQEDLPSRGDTIKFPLEVRPFSARGVRFSDIELCSSVQRASGDTTNMFYKNTLEVVPNPPLIFGGSLPAVMYYAELYNPDLDVYSIRSEIVSSYGNTVAAKVQRKTGRHPSRVETGGHAAGTLPTGVYTLILSYGDTTGAMRVSQSKRFYVYNPSVAADSSVIRRAVASIAYEFASLAEDELDAQFSSAIYIATSDEKKLWSSLSGAEPKRKFLTQFWNTRDPDTMTPVNEAYIDYQARVQYTNQHYRTSYRQGWKTDRGRVYIMYGPPDYVQRNQVESDTKPYEVWTYDSIQSGVEFVFVDKGGFNELELVHSTMRDEISNPSWQSHIRTR; encoded by the coding sequence ATGTTCGTCCGCACCTCTCTCGTCATCACGCTGCTCTGCTGCTCCGCCCTGTCCTGTGTGGCTCAAACGCGCTTCCAGGTCTGGGCCGACGCCGGAGCATTCCGTTATGACGAAGAAAAATCCTATGTGGAACTGTGGTACGCCTTCCCGCGCAGCGCCCTCGCCTATAGAAATGAACAGGGCGCCTACCGCGCGTCGGTGATGATGACGGCGATTGTGAGCCGTGAGCAGGCGGGAAGCGAACCGCTCTCGCGGATCTGGCGCGTACCGGTGCAGACAGGGGACACATCCGCCAGCGACGCGCGTCTGCTGATTGGCAAGATCCAGTTTACACTTGCCCCGGGGCGGTACGCGGTCACGGTCTATGGCCGGCAGGAGGACCTTCCTTCCCGCGGTGATACCATTAAATTCCCGCTCGAAGTGCGGCCTTTCTCCGCGCGTGGCGTGCGGTTCAGCGACATTGAACTGTGCAGCTCCGTTCAACGAGCGAGCGGCGACACCACAAACATGTTCTACAAGAACACCCTGGAAGTGGTCCCGAATCCTCCGCTCATTTTCGGCGGTTCGCTTCCGGCTGTCATGTATTACGCGGAGCTGTACAATCCGGATCTTGACGTCTATTCCATTCGCAGTGAGATAGTGAGCTCGTACGGCAACACTGTGGCCGCCAAGGTGCAGAGAAAAACGGGACGGCATCCTTCTCGCGTCGAGACGGGCGGACACGCGGCAGGCACGCTTCCCACGGGAGTGTACACGCTGATTCTCTCGTATGGAGACACGACGGGCGCAATGCGCGTATCGCAGAGCAAGCGCTTCTATGTGTACAATCCATCCGTCGCCGCCGACAGCAGCGTCATTCGCCGCGCGGTCGCGAGCATCGCCTATGAGTTTGCCTCGCTTGCCGAGGATGAACTCGACGCGCAGTTTTCGTCGGCCATATACATCGCGACGAGCGATGAAAAGAAATTGTGGTCCTCTTTGTCCGGTGCTGAACCGAAACGGAAGTTCCTGACACAGTTCTGGAATACGCGTGATCCCGACACGATGACTCCCGTCAACGAGGCGTACATCGATTATCAGGCGCGTGTCCAATACACGAACCAGCATTATCGGACCTCCTACCGGCAGGGATGGAAGACCGACAGGGGACGCGTGTACATCATGTACGGGCCTCCGGACTACGTACAGCGCAATCAGGTGGAAAGCGACACCAAACCCTATGAAGTGTGGACCTACGACAGCATACAGAGCGGCGTGGAGTTTGTGTTTGTGGACAAGGGCGGTTTCAACGAATTGGAACTCGTGCACTCAACCATGCGCGACGAGATCAGCAATCCAAGCTGGCAAAGCCATATTCGGACCCGCTGA
- the coaD gene encoding pantetheine-phosphate adenylyltransferase — translation MKTAVYPGSFDPVTNGHIDVLERALEIFDTVIVTVAVNSSKSTLFTIDERVGLLEEAVAGYDRVKVDRFEGLIVDYATRQGAVALVRGLRAVSDFEYEFQIALMNRKIAGNLETVFLMPNEKYTYLNSSIIRELARLHTDVSDFVPPNVRDALIGRFRET, via the coding sequence ATGAAGACGGCCGTCTATCCCGGCTCCTTCGATCCCGTCACAAACGGACACATCGATGTGCTTGAACGCGCGCTCGAGATCTTTGATACAGTCATCGTGACAGTAGCGGTCAACTCCTCGAAAAGTACGCTGTTCACGATCGACGAACGTGTAGGCCTGCTTGAAGAAGCGGTGGCCGGATATGATCGGGTGAAAGTGGACCGCTTCGAGGGGCTTATAGTCGACTACGCAACACGACAGGGTGCCGTGGCGCTGGTGCGTGGATTGCGGGCGGTTTCGGATTTTGAATACGAATTCCAAATCGCCCTGATGAACAGAAAAATCGCGGGCAATCTCGAAACTGTCTTCCTGATGCCGAATGAAAAATATACATACCTGAATTCGTCCATCATTCGTGAACTCGCGCGGCTTCATACCGACGTATCGGATTTTGTTCCCCCTAATGTCCGTGATGCGTTGATCGGGCGATTCCGCGAAACCTGA
- a CDS encoding T9SS type A sorting domain-containing protein has translation MKQLRNAFLLLALLGLAAPLAAGELPGGDKSQKGMSKTTDNDIWDFISINNILMWISNNGATAHNPRNDASGLEWPRGSAKYSIFTDGLIWGGTVSGEIRVGGATYRYGLAAGPIKADGTRADASDPRYTIYKVRKATPESYARMSNDDSTRLHNDFEKWPTADGAPFVDKNKNGIYEPNFYDWLSKGDATTFDTPWFIGDEVLWFVSNDLDDSRALNLYGTAGVGLEVQTMVWGYEQTGPLGNMIFTKYTVINKGTNDFDNVYFSKWSDPDLGDANDDFVGIDTTLVLGYVYNGFAKDGIYGVPPAAGYDFFQGPIVQGDPSDVARYNFGLREGYKNLGVSSFAFYINSDGIYRDPQLGLAAGATQMYNYMGSRLYSGNPITDPTTGLQSKFCLAGDPITKTGWIDGLVHSPGDRRILMSTGPFTLAKGDTQEVVVATIVGRGSDRLSSLQVLKYYDRFAQLAFDNNFDLPKAPPAPNLKASLQHQTIVLHWGDAPSALASENFIDRGYKFQGYNVYQFPTKSSTLADAKRVATFDVVDNIATIFDEVIDDRSGAVVRLPVQFGSDAGLARSIEITRDFLTDRPLVNNQPYYYAVTAYSYNPDEEAPPPHQLESTPRIIEVRPQTLDPGYRAGILYNDAIRANHDQGFSTGEIEVKVIDPMLLTGDTYEVTFDSVGVVEIIVDPDTLYFPSYAWNVTNKVKGVRLVDKATAYNGLESDYFSIDGFIIGANGSGIPDYDNPIQSISWNGGPQVYEATVDWENGETWGWGTTIPWYEVKKTVEIRFTKDQAKWQKGYNYRRGASPNYAYQGYFACPFQVWDVSSSDPAKQKQLAFAFVEQNAGPRMNQTWDPVLQGDREYLFILDEVYDGNPNPAYTATPIFPNGAATMPLMYAGWFQHIANQNYPTTMPWREGDTWTIVPKVPFTKEDVYSFTTKKASFTTENATKDVDNINVFPNPYYGANAQELNKYQRFVTFNHLPVKANFRVYTLSGTLVKSFKKDSPSQIFNWDLQNENNLPVASGVYIIHIEMPDLGTEKILKLSVVSETQYLDRI, from the coding sequence ATGAAACAACTCCGCAACGCATTCCTGCTGCTGGCGCTCCTGGGGCTCGCTGCCCCGTTGGCCGCGGGCGAATTGCCCGGCGGTGACAAGTCGCAGAAAGGAATGTCCAAAACTACCGACAACGATATTTGGGACTTCATCTCGATCAACAACATCCTGATGTGGATCTCCAATAACGGCGCCACTGCGCACAACCCGCGCAACGACGCATCGGGATTGGAATGGCCGCGCGGCAGCGCGAAGTACTCCATCTTCACCGACGGTCTCATCTGGGGCGGCACGGTGAGTGGTGAAATTCGCGTCGGCGGCGCCACGTATCGCTACGGTCTCGCCGCCGGTCCGATCAAGGCCGACGGAACCCGTGCTGATGCATCGGATCCCCGCTACACTATCTACAAAGTCCGCAAGGCGACCCCGGAATCGTACGCTCGCATGAGTAACGACGACTCCACCCGCCTGCACAATGATTTCGAAAAATGGCCGACTGCAGACGGCGCGCCTTTCGTCGACAAGAATAAGAACGGCATCTATGAGCCGAACTTCTACGATTGGCTTTCCAAGGGCGATGCCACGACGTTCGACACGCCATGGTTTATCGGAGACGAGGTGTTGTGGTTTGTGTCGAACGATCTCGACGACAGCCGCGCGCTCAATCTCTACGGCACCGCCGGTGTTGGTCTCGAAGTGCAGACCATGGTCTGGGGTTATGAGCAGACCGGTCCTCTCGGCAACATGATTTTCACGAAGTACACGGTCATCAACAAGGGCACCAACGATTTTGACAATGTCTATTTCTCGAAGTGGTCGGATCCTGATCTCGGCGACGCGAACGACGACTTTGTCGGTATCGACACCACCCTCGTGCTCGGTTACGTGTACAACGGCTTCGCGAAAGACGGCATCTACGGCGTCCCACCGGCAGCGGGATACGACTTCTTCCAAGGTCCCATTGTACAGGGCGATCCCTCCGATGTCGCACGCTACAATTTTGGTCTTCGCGAAGGATACAAGAATCTCGGCGTCTCGTCGTTTGCATTCTACATCAATTCCGACGGTATCTATCGCGATCCACAGCTCGGTCTTGCGGCTGGTGCCACGCAGATGTACAACTACATGGGCAGCCGTCTGTACTCCGGCAACCCGATCACGGATCCCACCACGGGACTCCAGTCGAAGTTCTGTCTCGCGGGCGATCCGATCACCAAGACCGGATGGATCGACGGCCTCGTGCACTCGCCGGGCGACCGCCGCATCCTGATGAGCACCGGACCGTTCACGCTTGCGAAGGGTGACACGCAGGAAGTTGTTGTTGCGACCATCGTCGGCCGCGGCTCCGATCGCCTGTCGAGTCTCCAGGTTCTCAAGTATTACGATCGTTTTGCCCAGCTCGCGTTCGACAACAATTTCGATCTTCCGAAAGCTCCGCCGGCGCCGAATCTCAAGGCGTCGCTGCAGCACCAGACGATCGTGCTCCACTGGGGCGATGCTCCGAGTGCTCTTGCGTCCGAGAATTTCATCGATCGCGGATACAAGTTCCAGGGCTACAACGTGTATCAGTTCCCGACCAAGAGTTCGACACTCGCCGATGCCAAACGTGTCGCGACGTTCGATGTGGTCGACAATATCGCCACTATTTTCGATGAGGTCATCGACGATCGCAGCGGTGCCGTTGTGCGCCTGCCGGTGCAGTTCGGTTCCGACGCGGGTCTAGCCCGTTCGATCGAAATCACACGCGACTTTCTTACCGATCGTCCGCTCGTGAACAATCAGCCGTACTACTACGCGGTCACGGCTTACTCGTACAATCCGGACGAGGAAGCTCCGCCTCCGCATCAGCTCGAATCGACGCCGCGTATCATCGAGGTCCGTCCGCAGACCCTGGATCCCGGCTACCGTGCGGGCATCCTGTACAATGATGCGATCCGTGCCAATCACGACCAGGGCTTCTCGACTGGCGAGATTGAGGTGAAGGTCATCGACCCGATGCTCCTGACAGGCGACACGTATGAAGTGACGTTTGATTCGGTGGGCGTTGTCGAGATCATCGTCGATCCGGATACGCTGTACTTCCCCTCGTACGCATGGAATGTGACCAACAAGGTCAAGGGCGTGCGTCTTGTGGACAAGGCCACCGCGTACAACGGTCTTGAGTCCGACTATTTCTCCATCGACGGCTTCATCATCGGCGCGAACGGTTCGGGCATCCCCGACTACGATAACCCGATCCAGAGCATCTCCTGGAACGGCGGACCGCAGGTGTACGAAGCGACCGTTGATTGGGAAAATGGTGAGACATGGGGCTGGGGAACAACCATCCCGTGGTACGAAGTGAAAAAGACGGTCGAGATCCGTTTCACGAAGGATCAGGCCAAGTGGCAAAAGGGATACAACTACCGCCGTGGCGCGTCCCCGAACTACGCGTATCAGGGGTACTTCGCGTGTCCGTTCCAGGTATGGGACGTCTCGAGTTCGGATCCTGCAAAGCAGAAGCAGCTCGCTTTTGCGTTTGTCGAGCAGAACGCCGGACCGCGCATGAACCAGACGTGGGATCCTGTCCTTCAGGGCGACCGCGAGTATCTCTTCATTCTCGACGAAGTGTACGACGGCAATCCGAATCCCGCGTACACAGCAACCCCGATCTTCCCGAACGGCGCGGCGACCATGCCGCTCATGTATGCCGGCTGGTTCCAGCATATCGCGAACCAGAATTACCCGACCACGATGCCCTGGCGCGAAGGCGACACGTGGACCATCGTGCCGAAGGTGCCTTTCACCAAGGAAGATGTGTATTCCTTCACGACCAAGAAAGCATCCTTCACGACGGAAAACGCCACGAAGGATGTGGACAACATCAACGTGTTCCCGAACCCGTACTATGGCGCCAACGCGCAGGAACTGAACAAGTACCAGCGGTTCGTCACCTTCAACCATTTGCCGGTAAAAGCAAACTTCCGGGTCTACACGCTCTCCGGAACGCTGGTGAAGTCCTTCAAGAAGGACAGCCCCAGCCAGATCTTCAACTGGGATCTCCAGAACGAGAACAATCTCCCTGTGGCCAGCGGTGTGTACATCATCCACATCGAGATGCCGGACCTCGGCACCGAGAAGATTCTGAAGCTCAGCGTCGTGTCTGAAACCCAGTACCTCGATCGCATCTAG